Genomic segment of Candidatus Flexicrinis affinis:
TCTTGAAGACGGGCGGACACGAGATCGTTCATGCGCACAGCATACCACGCCTAGTCGAGCGGAACACGGAGCGTTTGTGTGCCGCCAGCGCCGTTCGGTGCAGTGACGAGCAAACCGTCGATCGGCACGATCGCGGGTGCCTCGAACACTAACCAGCCCCGAGTCGTGACCCCCAGCGCGACCGCCGAAAGCACCGATTCGTTTTGGACGCGGACATCTGCGCGCGGGGGGATTACGCTTTGATCGCCCAACCCTAGCGCGAGTTCGGCCTCCGGCGGCGACTGGCAGATCGCAAGGCGGCACTCGAACGCCAACTCCACGGCGACGAAGCGCGCGCCCGGCACCGGCGTCAACACGCGCCCGGACGAGTCGAGGATGCGCTGCGAATCGTCCTCGACCGCGGTCACCTGAAGGATGCCGCCCTCGTAGCGCACGGTGTACAGGTCGGACGTCAGCGGACGGCTGAGATCGGGCAGCAGGGTCGGAGTGGGTGCGGGTGCGGCCTCGGTCGGGACGTCCGCGACAATAACATTGGTGCTGCGCAGATTGTTGACGTAGACGAGGATCAGCACACCAAACAGGATGACGACCGCCGCGACGACCTGCCAGCGGCGCACGATGGGCCGGGGCGGCGGCAGTTCGTCGCGTTCGAGGTCGAGCACGGTCTGGGCGAGTGCAGCGTACGGATCTTCCACCGGCACGCTAACGACCAGACTCTCAAGCCGGCGCAGGCGTTCCTCCTGATCGGCTTGGGCGTGGGCGTCTAGCCACAGCGCCATCGACGCATATTCGGCCGCGCCACCGCCTTCGGCCCGGTAATCTTGCAGCAGGCGGCGCACTTCCGCGTAGTCGCCGGTGAACAGCGCGATGTTGGCGCGAACCAGCGTGGGGTGCATGTCAGCCATTAGGCGTCCCCCGCAGCAGGTCGTCGATCAATCCGGCAGTGTCGATTTCGAGCGATTGCGGCGAGGGCGCCGGACTGGATGGCACACCGTTCTGCGATGCTGTGCGCTCAACGGCAGTGCCCCACCGCGCTGCGATGTGACCGGCGAGCGAATCGGCATCCTCGACCCACGCGATTTGAACAACCGTCAATCGGTTCTGCTGGACGAACACGGCGCGTCCGGGAAGCGTGAGATCGCCCGCATCGCCCGGCGGGCGCGCGCCGAGTACCGCCAGACCCTCGCGCCCTCCGAACGCAAAGCCGCTGCGCCGCATCAGCAGATGGCGAATCAACGGATCGCCGGCGCGGTCGAGATACCCGCCGACCCACACATAGGTGTCCTTGCGCAGCCGGATCGTGTCGCGCAGGGTGCGCAGCAGCGCGCCACCCTCCGAATTCAGGACGTCGGCGGCGAGGTCGTAGTCGTCGATGACCACCGCCGCGGGCCGGACGTCGGCGTTCAACATGGTGACCGCTTCTTCGAGCGCGGTCGGATCGGACGCGTACCAGACGTGCGGCAAGGCACTCAACGCACGCAGACTGCGCCCGCTGAAATCAACCACGACGATATCGAGAGCGTCGGGCGGGCGGACAGACGCGGCTTGCAGCGTGGCCGCCAGCAGCAGGTTGGTCTTGCCGCTGCGCCCCGGGCCGGCCGCCACGAAATTCGGCCCGTCGGCCGCCCAGTCGAGCACGAACGGAGACTGCGCGTCGTCATCCGCCACGCCCAACAGCGTGACGAGCCGATCGAGCGGTTCGCTCAACGTCAGCGGCAGCCGTACAGGCAGAGTGCGTACCGGCGGCGGTCCGCGGCGATCGGGCGGAAGCGCCGTCGCGGCGCGGCTCATATCGGCCGCGGTCTCGCGCAGTGCGAACGCCGGATTCTCGACCGGGAACTCGCTTGGCAGGCACACTTGAATGACCAACGGCGTAACGCCGGATATGACCCCTCGTCCGGGCGGCAGTGCAGCCGAGAGGCGCGGCGCTTCGGGTCCGACCGCTTGCACCCAGTCGGTCGGGTGCGCCGGGCGCAGCGCCAGCCGGTCGGGGAACAACGCCCGCAGTCGTTCCGGCAGCGCGCCGATGCTGGTCGCCGTCATCACACAGCCGAACCTCGTCGAGCGCCCGCCGCTGAGCAGACGTTCGAGATCTGCGAAGTGCACATCGTAATACCGGTCGCGGAAGGCTTCGAAGCCGTCGATCATGAGCAGGGTCGCGGGGTGGTCTCGCCCCGAACCCAGCGCAGCCGTCGCCGTTTGCAGCCGGCGGAACAGGCGCTGTACCCGCTCGGGCTCGTCGCCGCGCACGGTCGATACGTGGGGCAGCGAGTCCAGCACGTCCAGCGCGCCGGACATGCTCAAAACATAGACGTGCAGGCGATCCGGCCCGTGGCTGAGCGCCAAGCTCAGCGCCGCCGTCCACAGTGCGGTGGTCTTGCCGCTGGCGGGTGCGCCGGTGACGAGCAGGCGGTCACTCGGGTGGATGATCCGCGCCTGCTGGCTTCGCGCGGTCACGTCGTCCGTCAAGCCGATCGGTGCGCCAGCCAAATTGCCGTCCGGCCACGTCCGCCCGTTCCACGTTGCGATACCGGACAGGGTGTAGGCCGTGCGAAGGGGGATGCGGTCGCCCAACGGCGGCAGCAGCAGTGGCGCCATGAACGGGATTTCGTTGATTTGCGCATAGTCGAGCACGGCCTCGACGACGCCGTGCGCCACGGTATGAAACGCCTCGCTCTCCGGCTCGTCCATGGGCTGTGTGTCGTCCAGCAGGTCGATAACGCTGCCGCCTTCCGTGATCATTTCCAGCGTCATGTCTTCCGCGTCGGTGCGCTCCACCGGCGCATCGGCGCCGCTGAACGCCGTCTGGAACTGCCGGAACACGCCGCGCTCGCCCACCTGCAGATAAGCCCGGCCCGGCCAGTCGGCGGGGAGATACGCCGCGTCAGGCCGGCGGATCACCGCGCGGCTTGCCTCGATACTCTGCACCCGGAAGCACACGCGAAACTGTAGGTTCGCCGCCATCTCTTCGGTGACGACCTCTGCCGGCGACTGCGTGCCGAGGATCAAGTGCAGCCCGAGGCTGCGGCCAAGCTGCGCGACGCGCACCAATTCGGCGAGAAAGTCGGGAAAGTCGCGAGCAAGCTGCGCGAACTCGTCCACGATGACGAACACGTGCGGCAGCATGCGATACGACGGCGACGCCATCTGGGCCGCGGTGGTCGTATACGTGCGGTGGTACTGCGTGATATCACGCACGCCCAGTTCGCGCATGACCGCCTGCCGGTTCACGATTTCGGCCTTGAGGGCTTCAAGCACACGCTCGACCATCGCGCCGTCGAGGTTGGTCACCAGCCCGACCGTGTGCGGAAGCCGCGCGAAGTGGCCGAACGTACTTCCGCCTTTGAAGTCGATCAGCAGCAGCGTGACGAGGCGCGGGTCGTGTTCGATCACCAGCCCGCAGATCAACGTCTGCAACAGCTCGGACTTGCCCGACCCGGTCGTGCCGGCGACCATGCCGTGCGGGCCGTGCTGGCCTTCCGCCACGTCGAGGTCCACGACGCTGGTGCCGCCTTCGCGACCGATGCGCACGGGGCGGGGCAGGACTCCTCCGCGCACCGGCGCGCGCCACCGAACGCCGATCAGCGGCTGAAGGTCAGCGGGCAGCGACGCGCCGTACAGTTCTAGGAAATCGACGATGCGCGGCAGGCGGCCCTCGTCCGGCGCGTTGACCGGAACCGCCGCCATCGCGCGGGCGGCCCGCCCGGCATCTGCACCGCTGATGCCTTCTACCAAGCCGGAAATCTCTCGTCCGTTAACGAGGTACGCGGCGCGGAAGCGCCCGTCGGCAGTGACCGTGATCTGTGTGGCGCAGTCGCCCGGAAGCCCCTGCCCGGGTGGCGCGATTACCAATGCGGACGCGCCGAGCGCCGGGCCATCCAGCAGGATGCTGCGCAGTGCATCGACGCGGTTGGAGTCGTCCATGTCGATTACCAGCAGCAGGTGCGGCGTGCGCGTCACCGCCTCTCGCCGTTCGTTCAGCGACTGCATCAGTACTGCGCTCAGCGACCGGGCATTGTCGGGGCCAAACGCCAGCAGATCGGCGGTGCCGCCTTGCTGCGTGGTGCTGGCATGCGGCAGCCACTCCATCCATCGCCAGTCCTCGGCGGTGGCGTTCGGCGCGATGAGGTGGATGCGAAGCTCCGAAGGCGCATGCAGCAAGGCGAGCTGAATGACGGCGGATCGCACGACGGTCATCGCTTGCGCCCGCGGGCCGGCAATGCCCGCGCTGCCGTCCAACAGGCGCACAGCGGCAGGCGCGTTCGGCAGCATCCGGTACTGTTCGGCCAGCGCAAGCGCGTGAGTCAGCAGGGGATGGGCGCGGTCGGGGTCGGGGGCGGAAATCCGGACAGGCGACGGCAGCGATGCGGTGCCGACGCGGAAGGCTGCAAAGTCGGTGTCACCCGGCCGCCTAAGCACCAGCCTCCCGGCCCGATCTGACGCGGCATCAACCAGCACGTACGCCGGTGGAAAGGCGGCTTGCGAGATCGCGCGCTGTGCATCATGGGCTGCCTGCAAGCGCGCGCGCTTGTAATTGAGGCTGCGCAGGTAGCCGATCCGAAGCTCCTCACGGCGGCGATCGTACGAGCGGCGGCGGACGCGGCTGGCGTATACAGCGACCAGCACCGACAGCCCGGCCAGCGCGATCAACGGCAGGGCAGACTCAAGCCCGCCGCCCCCGCCAAATGCCCGCACGGTATAGAACAGCGCCAGCGTGCCGATCGCGGCCAGCGGAAGCACAGCCAGCAGCAGGCTCTGGTCGGGCGGGTCGGGATATGCAGGTGGAGCAGGAATTTCAACCGCGAGGTCGGGCAGCGGTGGAAGCGGCGCACGGGTCAAGCGAGGGGCTGGCGGCATTTCGGAAGCGGGAACGCTAGAACGACTCGTCGGCCAACTGGATGCGACGCGCCTGATCCTCAAGCTCGGCGGCGAAGCTTTCCAGAATGTGCACCCACTGCTCCATTTCCGGCAGCGTCTCGTTCCACACGGTGAAGAACCGTTCGGCGCGGCGACCCATCCACTGCAAGCTCTCGACGGTCGACTTCAGCGTGCGAATCTCGGCGCGGATGGTGTCGGCTTCCTGCCGGATGCGACCGGCACGGTGAACCAGTTCGGTGTAGGGGACACGAACCCAATCGCTCATAGTCGGCCTCCGGGCTGGCTGGCGCGCGACGCGATCTCGATGTCATCGGCCGAAGCATGCAGGCGATCACGGAACGCCGCCAGCTGCTCGAACGTCTCGCGCAGTTTAGGCGTTAGGCGGTAAAACTCGGCGCGGAACGCCTCGGCGCCGACGCTCATGAAACGATCCGGCCCCAGCGCGCGAATCTCGGTTTCAATCGCGTCGATGCTGCGCTGTACCTGACCGGCAGCACTGCCCAGTTGTTCTGCGGCGTCGCGCATTTGTTGGATGCGCGCGGTCAATTCTCCCGAGTTCATGGCGGTCATCCTCGTCCGTGGTGTCTATGAGCATACCACGTTCGCCCCCATCCCTGTCGAAATTGACTCGTGCGATCAGGCGGGCCGAGTCAATACGAGGATGGCGATCACAGCCGCGATTATGAGCACGGCGATCAGCCACACGGGAATCGATCGTGTGCGGCCCGCACCGACGTTAGTGTCGTAGAGCGCGCCGACCTCCTGCGCCGTGTGCGTGGCTCCGAATGTATCGGGCTGTGCGTCCGGTGCGTTGGACTCCAGCGATTCGGGAATGCATGCGCTGATCGCCAGCATCCAGTCGGCCAACGTCGTGCCGACTGCGCCAAAGTTGGTAAACGCGGCGGTGAAGAGGTCGTCCAGCCCGACCAGATCGGCGGCGCGCAGGTTGGGCGGAAGTTCGCGGGTCGGCACGCGCGACAGCCGTCGCCAATCGCCCGCCACAAGCCGGTCGCCAGCGCGCTTGCGCAAGTCGAGCGGGTCGATCTGACGATCCTTGGCCCGCAAGATCGGGTGCGCGCCAAACAAAATCTCGTAGGCGGTAATGGCGAAGCCGTAGTTGTCGCGCTCCGGCCCCAGCGGGATCTCTGGCGGCGGCAGGTACGCGGCGGTGCCCGCGTCTGGCTCAGGGGGATTGGGCGCGCCGGCAGAGCGCGCCACGCCGAAATCGATCAGAACTGGCGGGTCGGCAGTGGTGACGTGGGCCGGCTTCAGGTCTCCGTGGATTACCCCTTGCGCATGCAGAACGTCGAGCGTTTCGGCGATGGCGCGCAGGTCGGCGAGCCGTTTGCCAAGCGGGATATCCCACAACCGTGCAGCGCGCAGAAGATC
This window contains:
- a CDS encoding protein kinase, producing the protein MSKPTRATFGDWIAVREVGQGAAGQVWAVRRHGTNATLKASFADSDPARVSLAREAFVLAKLNHPSIPRVLEWNADAGILVMTPEPSETYGDLLRAARLWDIPLGKRLADLRAIAETLDVLHAQGVIHGDLKPAHVTTADPPVLIDFGVARSAGAPNPPEPDAGTAAYLPPPEIPLGPERDNYGFAITAYEILFGAHPILRAKDRQIDPLDLRKRAGDRLVAGDWRRLSRVPTRELPPNLRAADLVGLDDLFTAAFTNFGAVGTTLADWMLAISACIPESLESNAPDAQPDTFGATHTAQEVGALYDTNVGAGRTRSIPVWLIAVLIIAAVIAILVLTRPA
- a CDS encoding WXG100 family type VII secretion target translates to MSDWVRVPYTELVHRAGRIRQEADTIRAEIRTLKSTVESLQWMGRRAERFFTVWNETLPEMEQWVHILESFAAELEDQARRIQLADESF
- a CDS encoding WXG100 family type VII secretion target; amino-acid sequence: MNSGELTARIQQMRDAAEQLGSAAGQVQRSIDAIETEIRALGPDRFMSVGAEAFRAEFYRLTPKLRETFEQLAAFRDRLHASADDIEIASRASQPGGRL